In a genomic window of Bemisia tabaci chromosome 1, PGI_BMITA_v3:
- the LOC109040401 gene encoding uncharacterized protein, which produces MTLLLFYQTSNSNLGRPWSRSRPLVARSRSRLRATVSPASPFGAAATLLCLCPFLAPRRRLSTPNRSTAHSPPLSQHAPRHRSRSRPLQRPPRTRVLPALRRHRHLRYVHVGFGLERLPEQQLHFATDEGSWFGAKHCTCTGGACLCCLDFNISYIDLGGPGCVNLKYLSQQEGMMVNVSYGGSLLHSEKVKGSNPEPACMDLLADLVQICARFSDVSPTNQGLRGCVHLEPSVFGEVQTSYSFGCFNMGADGMVHEKNGTESSEPGEATRPTPTGTTKKPDGQAALLQQANESAEQSIAWFSNLLGFSLGSANATEAPGSAEEEYEDEDDEEGTEESTEAAAAPQQKPQRRTFRSPVPVSS; this is translated from the exons ATGAccttattattattttaccaGACGTCGAACTCGAACTTGGGCCGGCCGTGGTCGCGGTCTCGGCCGCTGGTAGCGCGCAGTCGCAGTCGTCTCCGAGCAACGGTTAGTCCCGCGAGTCCGTTCGGCGCCGCCGCGACGCTGTTATGTCTGTGTCCCTTCTTAGCGCCGCGTCGCCGACTATCAACCCCCAATAGAAGCACTGCCCACTCGCCGCCTCTCTCCCAACATGCACCTCGCCACCGCTCCCGTTCTCGGCCTCTTCAACGTCCTCCTCGGACTCGCGTCCTTCCCGCTCTCCGCCGGCACCGGCATCTTCG aTATGTTCACGTGGGATTTGGACTTGAGCGACTACCTGAGCAACAGCTTCACTTCGCCACTGACGAGGGAAGCTGGTTCGGAGCCAAGCACTGCACTTGCACGGGCGGTGCGTGCCTCTGCTGCCTCGACTTCAACATTTCTTACATCGATCTCGGCGGACCAG GATGTGTGAATCTCAAGTACCTGTCACAGCAAGAGGGCATGATGGTGAACGTCTCCTACGGAGGGAGCTTGCTTCATAGCGAAAAAGTGAAAG GCAGTAATCCAGAGCCAGCATGCATGGATCTCCTCGCGGATCTGGTTCAAATTTGCGCCAGGTTCAGCGACGTGTCACCGACGAACCAGGGCCTGAGGGGCTGCGTCCACTTGGAGCCGTCCGTCTTCGGTGAGGTGCAAACCTCCTACTCCTTCGGTTGCTTCAACATGGGTGCCGACGGCATGGTCCACGAGAAAAACGGAACCGA GTCTTCGGAGCCGGGCGAAGCGACCCGGCCGACGCCGACAGGGACGACGAAAAAGCCGGACGGACAGGCGGCCCTGCTGCAGCAGGCCAACGAGTCGGCGGAGCAGAGCATAGCGTGGTTCAGCAACCTCCTCGGGTTCTCCCTCGGCTCGGCCAACGCCACGGAGGCTCCCGGCAGCGCCGAGGAGGAGTACGAGGACGAGGACGACGAAGAGGGCACCGAGGAATCCACCGAAGCCGCCGCAGCCCCCCAACAGAAACCACAGCGGAGGACCTTCCGCAGCCCAGTTCCCGTCTCCAGTTAA
- the LOC140226099 gene encoding uncharacterized protein yields MAAGRPSTSATEANISTGKVWELVAESLQKAGYPLPQKGPRSPGKQCDDKWRQLKAQYYKHKNPKTGEGAKTPLPYYDLVDSIIGGDQLTSPKHIRDTLNSSNNSRSSETAAAPSPSNSVEQPQQNLFGDSDSEEDADTPPDPQTTAEVDHAGSSNSNIHKGRGKKRLKPVTGNQRVMIEMMEKKAKMIEKLAENRLKVLQDMHKEDNETTRQLIDVMKEALKSKIVLRVKRRIISLLKMSFAHWKARRGKC; encoded by the exons AtggcggccggccggccgtcaACTTCCGCGACAGAGGCCAACATCAGCACC GGTAAGGTTTGGGAGCTTGTAGCGGAAAGTTTGCAGAAAGCCGGATACCCTTTGCCACAAAAAGGACCAAGATCACCCGGCAAACAATGCGATGATAAATGGAGACAGCTAAAA GCTCAGTATTACAAACACAAGAATCCCAAGACTGGGGAAGGGGCCAAAACTCCACTGCCTTACTATGACCTAGTGGATTCAATCATAGGAGGTGATCAACTAACTTCACCCAAGCATATCAGAGATACACTGAACTCTTCAAACAATTCTAGGAGCAGTGAAACAGCTGCAGCACCGTCTCCAAGTAACAGTGTCGAACAACCTCAACAGAACTTGTTTGGTGACTCTGATTCTGAGGAAGATGCTGATACACCTCCTGATCCCCAAACTACGGCTGAGGTAGATCATGCAGGATCATCGAACTCTAATATTCACAAAGGTAGAGGTAAGAAACGTTTAAAACCTGTGACTGGCAATCAAAGAGTCATGATtgaaatgatggaaaaaaaagcaaagatgattgaaaaattggcagaaaataGGCTGAAAGTGTTGCAAGATATGCATAAAGAGGACAACGAGACAACACGTCAGTTGATAGATGTCATGAAAGAAGCACTAAAGTCAAAAATAGTGCTTCGGGTGAAAAGGAGAATAATTTCTCTGCTTAAAATGTCCTTTGCACACTGGAAGGCACGTAGAGGCAAGTGTTAA